One Oryza glaberrima chromosome 10, OglaRS2, whole genome shotgun sequence DNA segment encodes these proteins:
- the LOC127786025 gene encoding BTB/POZ and MATH domain-containing protein 2-like: protein MPASAAATTGSSDGGRPPHYSSASAIVGGTVTGHHILQIDGYSYTKEKLPSGKFIQSRSFKVGDHQWRLSYFPNGKGSDYADYISVYLCLVEGQPVKARATFSLLDRAGQPAPASASYYTRDMPMGRFAVSDIGFGYHQFIKRELLEKSGHVRDDGFAIRCDVTVVTELRTEDRTPPLVEVPPPDLRRHLGGLLESGDGADVTFHVAGEEVRAHRYILAARSPVFKAELFGQMKESSSSNTVVNVDDMEAEVFRALLVFIYTDALPETKTKANQEDELVIAQHLLVAADRYGMERLKLLCEEKLVEYIDRGSAVMLMALAEQHHCHGLKEACFRFLESKETLSAVMATDGFLHLMQSCPSLVKELLFRVVDHSLEPK from the coding sequence ATGCCGGCGTCCGCCGCAGCCACCACGGGGTCGTCagacggcggccggccgccccactattcgtcggcgtcggcgatcGTCGGCGGGACGGTGACGGGGCACCACATCCTCCAGATCGACGGCTACTCCTACACCAAGGAGAAGCTCCCCAGCGGCAAGTTCATCCAGTCCCGCTCGTTCAAGGTCGGCGATCACCAATGGCGGCTCAGCTACTTCCCCAATGGCAAGGGCTCTGACTACGCCGACTACATCTCCGTCTACTTGTGTCTCGTCGAGGGCCAGCCGGTGAAGGCGCGAGCCACGTTCAGCTTGCTCGACCGGGCGGggcagccggcgccggcgtcggcgtcgtacTACACGCGTGACATGCCGATGGGCCGCTTCGCCGTCAGCGACATCGGCTTCGGCTACCATCAGTTCATCAAGAGGGAGCTCCTCGAGAAGTCCGGGCATGTCAGGGACGACGGCTTCGCGATCCGGTGCGACGTCACCGTCGTCACGGAGCTCCGCACGGAGGACCGGACGCCGCCGTTGGTCGAGGTGCCGCCGCCCGACCTGCGCCGGCAcctcggcggcctcctcgaGTCCGGGGACGGCGCCGACGTCACgttccacgtcgccggcgaggaggtgcgCGCGCACAGGTACATTCtcgcggcgcggtcgccggtgTTCAAGGCGGAGCTCTTCGGCCAGATGaaggagagcagcagcagcaacacagTGGTGAACGTGGACGACATGGAGGCGGAGGTGTTCAGGGCCCTCCTCGTCTTCATCTACACCGACGCGCTGccggagacgaagacgaaggcGAATCAAGAGGACGAGCTGGTGATCGCGCAGCACCTGCTCGTCGCGGCGGACAGGTACGGCATGGAGAGGCTCAAGCTGCTCTGCGAGGAGAAGCTGGTCGAGTACATCGACCGGGGCTCGGCGGTGATGCTGATGGCGTTGGCGGAGCAGCACCATTGCCATGGGCTCAAGGAGGCGTGCTTCCGGTTCCTCGAGTCGAAGGAGACGCTGAGCGCGGTGATGGCGACTGACGGCTTCCTGCATCTGATGCAGAGCTGCCCGTCTCTTGTCAAGGAGCTGCTTTTCAGGGTTGTTGACCACTCTCTGGAGCCGAAATAA
- the LOC127752865 gene encoding uncharacterized protein LOC127752865, producing MEIEAAKCECCGLREDCTVEYIAGVKADFGGRWLCGLCSEAVRDEVAKKGGGGGGGGRQLEDAVRDHMSFCGKFCRKNPAFRVADGMRQMLRRRSSDISAPSGAS from the coding sequence ATGGAGATCGAGGCGGCGAAGTGCGAGTGCTGCGGGCTGAGGGAGGACTGCACGGTTGAGTACATCGCCGGGGTGAAGGCCGACTTCGGCGGGAGGTGGCTGTGCGGGCTGTGCTCGGAGGCGGTGAGGGACGAGGTGGCcaagaagggcggcggcggcggcggcggcgggcggcagctgGAGGACGCCGTCAGGGACCACATGTCCTTCTGCGGCAAGTTCTGCCGGAAGAACCCCGCCTTCCGCGTCGCCGACGGCATGCGCCAgatgctccgccgccgctccagcgaCATCTCCGCCCCCTCCGGCGCCTCCTGA
- the LOC127752732 gene encoding pectinesterase inhibitor 10-like, which yields MEGLVVISQQRNHHNQHSGGRGKMTGPHFSSPPSSHGFRGMNCRSFHSGVCAGLLPSPPPPPARTYSSPEPKTPKQQQQLQRRGGKRSRPISISPSTSPPSRPELWAGPAFSNSPPPSSLPIPKFSLRQNRSISLELPLFERSDEVEVKPHAKSAPSSPVGGSGFDFFNDNETAVATENLRRILHLDISDH from the coding sequence ATGGAGGGTCTTGTGGTTATCTCACAGCAGCGCAACCACCATAACCAACACTCTGGTGGCCGAGGCAAGATGACGGGGCCTCACTTctcatcgccgccgtcctcccatGGCTTCCGTGGCATGAACTGCCGGTCTTTCCATTCCGGTGTATGTGCTGGCCTCCTGccctccccaccacctccgcctgCTCGCACGTACTCATCACCAGAGCCTAAGACAccaaagcagcagcaacagctgcAGCGCCGTGGTGGCAAGCGTAGCCGGCCCATCTCAATAAGCCCTTCAACTTCTCCTCCATCCCGCCCTGAGCTGTGGGCGGGCCCAGCATTCTCCAATTCACCACCTCCTAGTTCGCTCCCAATCCCCAAGTTCTCTCTGCGACAGAACCGCAGCATCTCACTTGAATTGCCACTATTTGAGCGGTCTGATGAAGTGGAGGTGAAGCCGCATGCTAAATCGGCTCCTTCCTCGCCGGTGGGTGGATCAGGGTTTGACTTCTTCAATGATAATGAAACTGCTGTTGCGACGGAGAATCTTAGGAGGATTCTCCATCTGGATATTTCCGATCATTGA